TTTCTTGGGATACTTCAGTTTGCGTTAAAGAATTTTCCTCTTGATTTATTTTTTCGGTTGTTGAACCTGCTTCTTGTTTTACTTCCAACAACGGATTATTCACTAATTCTTCGTCAATTAGATCTTTTAGTTCAGCTAAATTTAATTGTAATATATTAATTGCTTGGTATAATTGGGGAGTAAGAACTAATTTTTGTTTTTGTATCAATGATAATTCGGGTTTCATCTCTCAAGCTCCACTATTATCTGGTATATGACATGGTCATATCTTTGATATAACTTCTTAAAAATATAAAATATCCTCCATGATTTACTAAAATATAAAACAAGTTAGGACGCTAAACCTTAATTTATATTTCTTCTATACTATAACCAATAAAGTTTTTGTATCAAAAAGATGAGTCTTCTCCATATCTAATACTACTTCCATGTTTTGTTCAACTTCTACCTGGGTACGAGAATCCATTTTCCCTATTATAGAGTGCTTTCCACAATTAAGGTAAATAAAGATCTCTGCCCCCAGGGGCTCAATTACTTCTGTTTTAGTTTTTATAGTATTGGAAGTAGAAGGTTTAATTTGGGAAACGAATTGTTTGTCGTGAAGGTCCTCAGGTCTAACTCCAAAAATCACTTCTTTCCCGGCATAATCTTCTATTTTGGAATAAAAAGACTGGGGAGCCTGTACTTTAAAACTTTCAGCATCGATAAAATAGTCTCCATTTTCCTCTACTATTTTGGAGTTTATAAAATTCATTGCCGGAGATCCGATAAAACCAGCCACGAATTTATTATTTGGTTTTTGGTAAACTTCTAAAGGTGCACCCGATTGCTGTAAACACCCCTCATTCATGATAAATATTCTACTAGCCATCGTCATTGCTTCTACCTGATCATGAGTGACATAAATGATTGTAGCTTCTAATCTGCGGTGAAGTTTGCTAATTTCTGCTCTCATTGCCACTCTTAGCTTAGCATCCAAATTTGAAAGAGGCTCATCGAATAAAAACACTTTTGGTTTTCTTACAATAGCTCTTCCCACTGCTACTCGTTGTCTCTGTCCACCGGATAACTGTTTTGGTTTCCTTTTTAATAGGTTTTCTATCCCTAAAATCTCAGCTGCTTCCTGCACCCTTTGGTCTATCTCTTTTTTGGGAAATTTCCGTAATTTTAGTCCAAAAGCCATATTGTTATATACATCCATATGCGGATAAAGAGCGTAGTTTTGAAAAACCATGGCAATATCTCTATCTTTAGGCTGAATATCGTTGACCAACTTATCGCCAATATATATCTCTCCTGAGGTTGCTTCCTCTAAGCCAGCAATTGCCCGTAAAGTTGTAGTCTTCCCACACCCCGACGGACCAACCAAAACCGCAAATTCTTTATCCTTAATCTCTATATTTACATTATCTACGGCTGTGACTTCTTTAAACTTTTTAGTAAGGTTCTTTAAAATTACATTTGCCATTTTAATTCCTCTCCTTTTATATAGTTATTTAATTTTAACAAAAATTTAACATACTAATTTTGATATCCCTTATTCTTGAATTGT
The window above is part of the Candidatus Atribacteria bacterium genome. Proteins encoded here:
- a CDS encoding RNA polymerase sigma-54 factor produces the protein MKPELSLIQKQKLVLTPQLYQAINILQLNLAELKDLIDEELVNNPLLEVKQEAGSTTEKINQEENSLTQTEVSQEKKEENSLDDWLNYLQEKENRSLPNRTVLEKENRDENFIYYRESLQD
- the ugpC gene encoding sn-glycerol-3-phosphate ABC transporter ATP-binding protein UgpC — its product is MANVILKNLTKKFKEVTAVDNVNIEIKDKEFAVLVGPSGCGKTTTLRAIAGLEEATSGEIYIGDKLVNDIQPKDRDIAMVFQNYALYPHMDVYNNMAFGLKLRKFPKKEIDQRVQEAAEILGIENLLKRKPKQLSGGQRQRVAVGRAIVRKPKVFLFDEPLSNLDAKLRVAMRAEISKLHRRLEATIIYVTHDQVEAMTMASRIFIMNEGCLQQSGAPLEVYQKPNNKFVAGFIGSPAMNFINSKIVEENGDYFIDAESFKVQAPQSFYSKIEDYAGKEVIFGVRPEDLHDKQFVSQIKPSTSNTIKTKTEVIEPLGAEIFIYLNCGKHSIIGKMDSRTQVEVEQNMEVVLDMEKTHLFDTKTLLVIV